A genomic window from Candidatus Neomarinimicrobiota bacterium includes:
- a CDS encoding HAD family hydrolase produces MPDPPATASIIFFDIGSVLVEVNERGGLAEIVRLTGLAPEWLGTRMGSEALYTLERGKITLRDYYSAVFEDAPTEKPLSYAAFERFWLGLLKSEMPAAGLLPALRKQARVWLLTNSNHIHIDYLRKNYPFMSQVDGVICSYEVGYRKPEREIFRYALRVTGTPAGQALFVDDKRDNVAAARELGIRAHQYIDLAGLVTFLAANGLEVRPIQDPGI; encoded by the coding sequence ATGCCTGATCCACCAGCGACTGCCAGTATCATCTTTTTCGACATCGGGAGTGTCCTGGTGGAGGTAAATGAGCGGGGTGGCCTGGCTGAGATCGTCCGCCTGACCGGCCTGGCCCCCGAATGGCTAGGCACCCGGATGGGAAGCGAGGCCCTCTATACCCTGGAGCGGGGCAAGATCACCCTGCGGGATTATTACAGCGCCGTTTTCGAAGATGCCCCAACAGAGAAACCGCTATCCTACGCGGCTTTCGAGCGCTTCTGGCTGGGACTGCTGAAGAGTGAAATGCCCGCCGCCGGACTTTTGCCGGCCCTGAGAAAGCAGGCCCGGGTGTGGCTGCTGACTAACAGCAATCACATACACATCGACTATCTGCGGAAGAATTACCCGTTCATGTCGCAGGTAGACGGTGTGATCTGCTCCTACGAGGTAGGTTACCGCAAACCGGAAAGGGAGATATTTCGTTATGCTCTGCGCGTAACGGGCACCCCGGCGGGGCAGGCCTTGTTCGTGGATGACAAGCGGGACAACGTAGCGGCGGCCCGGGAACTGGGTATTCGGGCCCATCAATACATTGACCTGGCGGGTCTGGTTACCTTTCTGGCGGCTAATGGGCTGGAGGTACGCCCAATACAGGACCCAGGGATTTGA
- a CDS encoding class I SAM-dependent methyltransferase: MSDLSSGCELPIYRDAVRYDAEHWWKINDLAFWEALAREYGPRVLELAAGTGRLALPVLKTKARYTGIEISEAFLQRARDKLAPFGRRVRLVRGDIRNFHLDETFDLIFIGFNSFLHLLTDEDALAALGCVREHCHESTRFVIDIFVPDPLFLYHPECQRVPAKAYADPGTGATVNVEESNSYDPETELNHLRWYYSTSEKKDFLVIDFTLRMYYPDTMDRLLHDTGFRVIEKWGDYKRTPLNPDSELQIYVALLGGRRLPPEQA, from the coding sequence ATGTCAGACCTATCCAGCGGGTGTGAGCTGCCTATCTATCGGGATGCCGTCCGGTACGATGCCGAGCACTGGTGGAAGATCAACGATCTAGCCTTCTGGGAGGCCCTGGCCAGGGAGTATGGGCCGCGGGTGCTGGAATTGGCGGCCGGTACGGGCCGGCTGGCGCTGCCGGTGTTGAAGACCAAGGCCAGATATACCGGGATCGAGATTTCGGAAGCCTTTCTGCAGCGGGCCCGCGACAAGCTGGCTCCCTTCGGCAGGCGGGTCCGCCTGGTCCGGGGCGACATCCGCAACTTTCACCTGGACGAGACCTTTGACCTGATCTTCATCGGCTTCAATTCCTTCCTGCATTTACTCACGGATGAGGATGCCCTGGCCGCCCTGGGCTGTGTGCGGGAGCATTGCCACGAGAGCACCCGCTTCGTTATAGATATCTTCGTCCCTGATCCGCTGTTTCTGTACCATCCGGAGTGCCAGCGGGTCCCGGCCAAGGCCTACGCCGACCCAGGGACCGGGGCGACGGTCAATGTCGAGGAGAGCAACAGCTACGATCCGGAGACCGAGCTGAATCACCTGCGGTGGTATTATTCCACGTCCGAGAAGAAAGACTTTCTGGTCATCGACTTCACCCTGCGCATGTATTACCCCGATACCATGGACCGTCTGCTCCACGATACCGGATTCCGGGTGATCGAAAAATGGGGTGACTATAAGCGGACGCCGCTCAATCCGGACAGTGAGCTGCAGATTTACGTGGCCCTGTTGGGCGGCCGGCGGCTGCCGCCTGAGCAGGCCTGA